DNA from Ovis aries strain OAR_USU_Benz2616 breed Rambouillet chromosome 15, ARS-UI_Ramb_v3.0, whole genome shotgun sequence:
aaacaataaaatttacagtttcgttaatttttttcttctttttgtatagGGCATCATTACAATATAGAATCTATGTCTTACAAAATACATACGAAGTTTTATCCAAGCAAGCGAGGCAAGATTGGGAACTGTACAGCTGTACTACTTCAGTGTAGTGATGGGGAAAGGCGAAAGGTGGCCTTTGGAAGCATGGTGTGGTGCTGgatgggaaaaaaacaacaaaaccacgAGTTCCTACAGAAAAGGAAAACGTGTTCAGATGGAAATGGTCTTGGACCCTTGGAGTCTAACGTGGGGTTTGGCAAACAATCCCAAAGAAGCTCCATCAATAGCTTTGGGAGGAGGAGGGCCGTCTGAGAAGTCCAGGGAGGCTGAGACCCCGAGTGCACCCAGCAGACAGAGATTCCCACGCCGATTCCTGGCCGTTGGGATCCATGGCGGCCCTGCCTCCTACAATGCATGGCTGCTCAGCTACCCTCCAGCCCTCAGAGTCTCAGCGCTTGGGACAAGGACTCTTCAAGGTGAGCCTCCCGCCACACGCCTGGGCACCCTGAACCAGGAATGGACCCTGGGAGGTGGCCCCCTGCTCCAGGGATGGCAGGCTGGCCTAGGACAGGCGCCCCTGAGCTGAGCAAGGGAATCAGCCTTCACCCAGACCTCTGGCTGCCTGGCAGGCATTCGGCTTAGTTTGCGCATTCGGCCTGTTGCCATGTTGCCAGGAAGACGTCCCCAAGCCCGGGGAGAAGGTGTTCATGCATCACTCCCCTACCCTCTGTGCCTCCTGTGTCCCTCTCAGGGAATGCAAGGTGTTCAGGGCAGGGGAAGCCACTTGCTCCAACCCGGTTcctctttaaataaaaagtagtAAGGTTTTAAAgctgtaggagaaggggacaggctGGGTGGGGCCAGGGGGCACACTGTGAGTCCCATATGGCAAGAAGGGTCTGTAGAAACCAAGCACGCATGTCCCTGGGCTCCTGCCTCCCTGCACATCCAACTCTTCTAATTGATGAGAGACAGGGTAGCTGACGGGAGAAGGGCCTCTTCCGAAACAGCGTTCAGGCATTTATCAGAAGTCAGCTAGATGGTGCATCCGAATTCTGGTACAAAATTCTCTGGAATGTGTCTGGGACAAACCTCTGAAGCTCAAGTCTTGGAGTCAGGAGAATCAGTTACAGGACCTGGCTTTCCACAGGGTgatctgtatattcttttttattttttcaaatatatctcAATTACTTTCTTAATTGTTTAATATAGAGACCAGGCACATTTCTGTTAAATACCACAGATTTTGTTGCTACtgctataaatttaaaaatatgcattccTAATGGTGGCtttacataaaaatgttttagtttgtgattttatttatttactttgagcTCAGcaaattttttgaaatatcattagttttaaaaatccatccCTAGAGGCTTAGGGGTTTTCTCTGTAGAAAAATCCTGTCATTCGTTAGtagtgatatttgtctttcttcctttatgaTCATAAggctctatttcttttcattgttctatTATGTCAATTTGGATAACATAAGCCAAAAACTCTATGTCCTGGAGTTTCTAAGATACACAATGTGTTGTTGGTTATATGAGATAAAGAAAATATCAGGATGTGTCCATAATGACCCACAAAATAATTGGCATGTAAAACTTAATCGCTCTGACAATATCGGGAAAATGCAAAGGTCATTGGTCATAAAGTAAATATATTAGCAACAAAGTGTCACTTGAAGTAATTTGTTGAGAAACCTGTGCTGTGGCTTTCCCACTGATATATGTGCTTCCAGACTTCTCACAATAAAGCACCCAGCAGTCATCTTCATCTCTTTCAAACCTAATTCCAGATCCAAAAGATCCTGCCCTCTGACAGCCATCTCTGACCTAGGACTGACAAACACTCTTGATCAAAGAAAGTGTAAACAATCAGTTaatcagtgtgtgtatgtgtgtgtatgtgtgttattcTCAGTTCCTTGGGGCTGACTATAAGTCAATAGTTCTTTTTTGACCACTTTTTATCTACTTCCAGCACATAGGATTTCTTATGTAGAAAGAATAACTTTCCATGGTTCTCACTACCAATTCAAAGTTACTATATTGCTTCCTGATCTTTTCCTAAGAAGATTCAAGAACTATAGGCCCATGAACAGGCCATATAATAACATTCTAGggaaataattttctatatatttagcAGGTATAAATGAGTTGTTCTTCAAAACCTCTCAGATAATACATGGTACTGACTtgctgtgactgtgtggatcacaacaaacggtggaaaattctttaagagatgggaataacagaccaccttacctggctcctggaaaaactgtagcAGAGCAAGAAACAACTGTTGGAACTGGGCATGGAActgagcatgtcaaggctgtatattgtcagcctgcttatttaacttatatacagagtgcatcatgtgaatgcctggctggatgaatcacaagctagaatcaagattgctgggagaaatatcaatgacttcagatatgcagatgacactaccttaaTGGTAGAAAAAacacaggaactaaagagcctcctgatgaaggtgaaagaggagagtggaaaaattggcttaaaactcaacagtcaaaatactaagattatagcatctggtcccatcacttcattggcaAATGGgttgggaaaaagtgaaaacagtggcaggttttattttcttgggctctaaaatcactgcagaaggtgactatagccacaaaattaacagatgcttgctccttggaagaaaatctataacAAAGTtagacattatattaaaaatcagagatttcacttttctgatagtcaaagctatgggttttcctatagtcatgaatggatataagagttggaccataaagaaggctgaccactgaagaactgatcctttctcattgtggtgctggagaaaactccagtcccttggactgcaaaaagatcaaaccagtcagccctaaaggaaatcagtcctgaatgttcattggaaggattgttgctgaagctgaagctccaatactttggccacatgatgccaacagccaattcattggaaaaggacctgatgctgggaaagattgagggcaggaggagaaggaaacaaaaaagaatgagatggttgtatgacatcatcgattcaaaggacatgagtttgagaaaactccaggagatagtgaaggacagacagggaagcctggtgtgctgcagttcatgctatcatagtcagacacaacctagttactgaacaacaactggcTTGCCAGGACTGGCAGAAACAGCAACTTCTAGTATAAGGATAAGAGATGTTTGAGAAAGTAAAAAATTAGTTACAGCTTCACCAGTTCTTCCTTGGGTTACGGAGAGAGTTAACTATCTTCTCCCCataaaaaagtcaaatattcTCAGGCGGATCTGTTTGGTGTTAATGCCGTAGACCAAGGGGTTGAGAACAGGGGGCACAAGGAGATAGAGGTTTGCAAGTACAATATGTGCATGAGGAGGTACTTGCTGGCCAAAACGGtgggtgaaaaaggaaaaaaaggcaggTACATAGAATACAAGAATCACACACATATGAGCTCCACAAGTGCTAAACGCTCGGAACTGGGCATCCTTCGAGGGCAGGCGCAACACAGCCCGCAGGATCAGGCCATAGGAAGTGGCGATGAGGACCACGTCCATGCCAGTGACTGAAAGCGCCACAGCGAGACCATAAATAGTGTTGGGCCTGATGCTGGCGCAGGCCAGTTTGGCAATACCCATATGTTCACAGTAGGTGTGAGGGATAATGTGATGTCCACAGAAAGGTAGGCGTTCTATGAGGATGACAAAGGGGAAAACAAAGAGAAGGGCACGGACCACACATGCCAGACCAATCTTCCCAATCACCATGGCGTTGAGGATGGATGCATAATGAAGTGGACGGCAGATAGCCACGTAGCGGTCAAAAGCCATGGCCAGCAGAACAGCTGATTCTGTGGCAAAGATTGTATGCACAAAAAACATCTGGGTGAGGCAGCCTTGGTAGGATATTCTGTGGGACTTAAGCCAGAAGAGTGTTAGCATTTTGGGCAAAGTGGTTGAACAAAGTAC
Protein-coding regions in this window:
- the LOC101101917 gene encoding olfactory receptor 52D1-like, producing the protein MVSASVPNDTSFHPSTFILLGIPGMRDQHIWAAIPFCSMYILALVGNGTILYIIVKERTLHEPMYLFLCLLSITDLVLCSTTLPKMLTLFWLKSHRISYQGCLTQMFFVHTIFATESAVLLAMAFDRYVAICRPLHYASILNAMVIGKIGLACVVRALLFVFPFVILIERLPFCGHHIIPHTYCEHMGIAKLACASIRPNTIYGLAVALSVTGMDVVLIATSYGLILRAVLRLPSKDAQFRAFSTCGAHMCVILVFYVPAFFSFFTHRFGQQVPPHAHIVLANLYLLVPPVLNPLVYGINTKQIRLRIFDFFMGRR